The following proteins come from a genomic window of Gemmatimonadota bacterium:
- a CDS encoding NifU family protein has protein sequence MITFTDRAKEAVLSFMGEGEDALEALRIQDGADPGAPSRFELTLVSTDERTDRDQVVDLGPFKVYVDADSSDALAGAVVDFVERVNEAGFEVRTAQAPAPPEGPMAERVRAVLDERINPAVASHGGAIELVAVEGSEVFIEMTGGCQGCAMSRMTLRQGVERMLKEVIPEISAVHDATDHTRGANPYFTHPV, from the coding sequence ATGATCACGTTCACGGATCGCGCCAAAGAAGCTGTGCTCTCCTTCATGGGTGAAGGCGAGGATGCGCTGGAGGCGCTCCGCATCCAGGACGGCGCCGATCCGGGTGCCCCTTCTCGCTTCGAATTGACGCTCGTCAGTACAGACGAGCGGACGGACCGCGATCAGGTCGTCGATCTGGGCCCGTTCAAGGTCTACGTGGACGCCGATTCCTCCGACGCGCTCGCCGGAGCGGTGGTCGACTTCGTGGAGCGGGTCAACGAAGCGGGCTTCGAGGTGCGGACGGCCCAGGCGCCTGCCCCGCCCGAGGGCCCCATGGCCGAGCGGGTCCGCGCGGTGCTCGACGAGCGCATCAACCCGGCGGTGGCGTCCCACGGTGGCGCCATCGAGCTCGTGGCGGTGGAAGGCTCGGAGGTCTTCATCGAAATGACTGGGGGCTGCCAGGGGTGCGCCATGTCCAGGATGACGCTCCGGCAAGGTGTCGAACGCATGCTGAAGGAGGTCATTCCCGAGATCTCCGCCGTCCACGACGCCACCGACCACACCCGGGGAGCCAATCCCTACTTCACCCACCCCGTCTGA
- the udk gene encoding uridine kinase, protein MSTPVLIGTAGGSGSGKSTVVDRIAQVLGPSRVGCLHADAYYRDFGHLSLDDRALVNFDHPEALDLPLLLRHVDALKRGEGVEEPVYDFATHTRTERTRLLHPTPVVIVDGILILAEPTLRERLDIKIFVDTDADVRFIRRLERDVAERGRTVESVIRQYLDSVRPMHLEFVEPSKRWADVIIPVGGENEVAIEMVVARLRYLLDPRP, encoded by the coding sequence ATGAGCACGCCGGTACTGATCGGGACCGCGGGGGGATCGGGCTCCGGAAAGAGCACCGTCGTCGACCGCATCGCCCAGGTCCTCGGTCCCTCGCGGGTAGGCTGCCTGCACGCGGACGCGTACTACCGCGACTTCGGCCACCTGTCCCTGGACGATCGGGCCCTGGTCAACTTCGATCATCCCGAGGCCCTGGACCTGCCGCTCCTGCTTCGCCACGTCGATGCCCTGAAACGCGGCGAGGGCGTCGAAGAGCCGGTCTATGACTTCGCCACCCACACCCGCACCGAGCGCACCCGCCTTCTCCACCCCACTCCCGTGGTCATCGTCGACGGGATCCTGATCCTGGCGGAGCCGACTCTGCGTGAACGGCTCGACATCAAGATCTTCGTCGACACCGACGCCGACGTTCGCTTCATCCGTCGGCTCGAGCGGGACGTGGCCGAGCGCGGGCGCACCGTGGAGTCCGTCATCCGGCAGTACCTGGACTCGGTGCGGCCCATGCACCTCGAATTCGTGGAGCCCAGCAAGCGCTGGGCGGATGTCATCATCCCCGTCGGCGGCGAGAACGAGGTGGCAATCGAGATGGTCGTCGCCCGCCTGCGCTACCTGCTCGACCCCCGTCCCTGA
- a CDS encoding branched-chain amino acid transaminase, with protein sequence MSTQITEAKYIWKDGSLVSWKDATVHVLATAVQFGTSVFEGIRCYETEKGPAVFRLHAHIQRLVESARIYRMLPSFDAQTLAEACLEVVRQNGLSSCYVRPMILRGYGSAGLNPVASPIETWIPAFSWGTYLGAGALEKGVAVCVSSWHRAAPNTFPMAAKAGGNYINAQLIKMEALENGYAEGIALGPSGLVSEGSGQNLFFVRDGVLITPILDGTSLRGITRHSIIVLAREMGLEVREQLVPREALYAAEEMFFTGTAAEVTPITSVDRIPIGGGTAGPITLQLQRRFLDIAMGRAEDRWDWLTMVR encoded by the coding sequence ATGTCGACGCAGATCACGGAGGCGAAGTACATCTGGAAGGACGGTTCACTGGTGTCGTGGAAGGACGCGACCGTCCACGTCCTGGCGACGGCCGTTCAGTTCGGGACCTCCGTCTTCGAGGGCATCCGTTGCTACGAGACGGAGAAGGGGCCGGCCGTCTTCCGTTTGCACGCCCACATCCAGCGCCTCGTCGAGTCGGCGCGCATCTATCGCATGCTGCCTTCCTTCGACGCTCAGACCCTGGCCGAGGCGTGCCTCGAGGTGGTCCGCCAGAACGGACTCAGCTCCTGCTACGTGAGGCCCATGATCCTTCGGGGCTACGGATCGGCTGGCCTCAATCCGGTCGCGAGCCCCATCGAGACGTGGATTCCGGCTTTCTCCTGGGGGACCTATCTCGGTGCCGGCGCGCTGGAGAAGGGTGTGGCCGTATGTGTGTCCTCCTGGCATCGGGCCGCGCCCAATACGTTTCCGATGGCCGCCAAGGCCGGTGGGAACTACATCAACGCGCAGCTGATCAAGATGGAAGCGCTCGAGAACGGATACGCAGAAGGCATCGCGCTGGGACCGAGCGGCCTGGTCAGCGAGGGGAGCGGCCAGAACCTCTTTTTCGTGAGGGACGGCGTGTTGATCACGCCCATCTTGGATGGCACATCGCTGCGCGGCATCACCCGCCACTCCATCATCGTGCTTGCCCGCGAAATGGGCCTCGAGGTACGCGAGCAGCTGGTCCCGCGAGAGGCGCTCTACGCTGCGGAGGAGATGTTCTTCACGGGGACCGCGGCCGAGGTCACGCCCATCACCAGCGTCGACCGCATTCCGATCGGGGGCGGGACCGCGGGACCGATCACGCTGCAATTGCAGCGTCGCTTCCTGGACATTGCCATGGGGCGTGCGGAAGACCGCTGGGACTGGCTCACGATGGTGCGCTGA
- a CDS encoding polysaccharide deacetylase family protein → MKLTTLLYHDVVQPGEQASSGFVSPAADAYKIEAPVFLRHLAAIAETGCGPALGVVDALRASTTDPWLFTVDDGGVTSATEIAPALERRGWVGHFFITTGQIGAAGFVSERQLRELDRAGHVVGSHTESHPARMSRVPYPRLVEEWTRSREALERVLEKSVVVASVPGGHYSRTVARAAFEAGYRILFTSEPQRRVEQVEGCTVLGRFCVKRGTPDDEVVGLVEGRGSHRRRHWVQWNTKKVAKVVGGPLYLWLQSVLAARSRPSA, encoded by the coding sequence GTGAAGCTCACCACACTGCTGTATCACGACGTGGTGCAACCGGGCGAGCAGGCGTCCTCCGGCTTCGTCTCTCCGGCCGCCGATGCCTACAAGATCGAAGCCCCCGTCTTCCTCCGACATCTGGCCGCGATCGCGGAAACGGGTTGCGGACCTGCCCTGGGGGTGGTGGACGCGCTGCGGGCGTCCACGACCGATCCCTGGCTCTTCACGGTGGACGACGGGGGCGTCACCTCCGCCACGGAGATCGCTCCGGCCCTGGAGCGTCGCGGATGGGTTGGGCACTTCTTCATCACCACGGGGCAGATCGGCGCTGCCGGGTTCGTGAGTGAGAGGCAACTTCGGGAGCTCGACCGCGCAGGACACGTGGTCGGTTCGCACACGGAGTCACATCCCGCGCGCATGTCCAGGGTGCCCTATCCCCGTCTGGTCGAGGAATGGACGCGTAGCCGGGAGGCGCTGGAGCGCGTTCTGGAGAAGAGTGTGGTCGTGGCGTCGGTCCCGGGCGGGCACTACTCCCGCACTGTGGCTCGAGCAGCCTTCGAGGCGGGGTACCGGATACTGTTCACGTCCGAGCCACAGCGCCGAGTGGAGCAGGTCGAGGGTTGCACCGTGCTGGGTCGCTTCTGCGTCAAGCGCGGCACCCCGGACGATGAGGTCGTCGGCCTGGTGGAGGGACGCGGCTCCCACCGTCGGCGCCACTGGGTCCAGTGGAACACCAAGAAGGTGGCGAAGGTGGTCGGAGGACCTCTTTACCTGTGGCTGCAGTCGGTCCTCGCAGCCCGGTCGCGCCCGAGCGCGTGA
- a CDS encoding DUF5009 domain-containing protein, producing the protein MPATETRDAKARDAGAEGRRPSGRLVSLDAFRGLTIAAMILVNNPGSWNHVYPPLLHAEWNGWTPTDLIFPFFLFIVGVAMPFSFARRLERGGSRISLLRHSVRRALVIAGLGLFMAGFPRFDLGGIRIPGVLQRIGLVYLVAAPAYLFLSVRVRAALTATLLLGYWALLMWVPWAGHTPGDLTPDGNLGAFIDRALLGGHLWSQSRTWDPEGLLSTLPAVASALLGVFTGEYLRSQRDRTYAVRVLSAAGVTLTLIGLLWGRTFPINKSLWTSSYVVFTAGAALLALAGCMLAIDVAGWRAWARPFEVYGRNAIAVFVGSGLLAKMLIRTQIAAPDGGQRSLYAWLYETLFLPWASPVNASLAFAVSTVVLWWAVLRWMDHRRIYLKV; encoded by the coding sequence ATGCCGGCCACGGAGACGCGGGACGCGAAGGCGCGGGACGCGGGCGCCGAGGGTCGGAGGCCCTCGGGCCGCCTCGTTTCCCTCGACGCCTTCCGAGGGTTGACGATCGCCGCCATGATCCTGGTCAACAACCCGGGGTCCTGGAACCACGTCTATCCTCCGCTGCTCCACGCCGAATGGAACGGCTGGACTCCCACCGACCTGATCTTCCCCTTCTTTCTGTTCATTGTCGGTGTGGCCATGCCGTTCTCGTTCGCGCGCAGACTGGAGCGGGGAGGGAGCCGCATCTCCCTGCTGCGTCACAGCGTGCGGCGCGCCTTGGTCATCGCCGGTCTGGGACTCTTCATGGCCGGCTTTCCGCGCTTCGACCTCGGAGGGATCCGCATTCCGGGCGTCTTGCAACGAATCGGTCTGGTCTATCTGGTCGCGGCGCCGGCCTACCTCTTTCTTTCGGTACGGGTTCGTGCAGCGCTCACTGCCACGCTGCTGCTCGGCTACTGGGCGCTCCTCATGTGGGTCCCCTGGGCGGGCCACACCCCCGGGGACCTGACACCGGACGGCAACCTGGGGGCCTTCATCGACCGGGCGCTCCTCGGTGGGCATCTCTGGTCCCAGTCGAGGACCTGGGATCCCGAGGGTCTGCTCAGCACCCTTCCGGCGGTGGCCAGCGCGTTGCTGGGAGTGTTCACCGGGGAGTACCTGCGGTCACAGCGGGACCGCACGTACGCCGTCCGCGTGCTCAGTGCCGCCGGCGTCACGCTCACCCTGATCGGGCTGCTGTGGGGGCGCACGTTTCCGATCAACAAGAGCCTGTGGACCAGCTCCTACGTCGTTTTCACCGCCGGGGCTGCCCTGTTGGCGTTGGCGGGCTGCATGCTGGCCATCGACGTGGCGGGCTGGCGCGCCTGGGCGCGGCCTTTCGAGGTCTACGGCCGCAACGCCATCGCGGTGTTCGTCGGCTCCGGTCTGCTGGCCAAGATGCTGATCCGCACCCAGATCGCAGCTCCCGACGGCGGTCAGCGCTCGCTGTATGCCTGGCTGTACGAAACCCTCTTCCTGCCGTGGGCCTCTCCGGTCAACGCGTCCCTTGCGTTTGCCGTGTCCACGGTGGTCTTGTGGTGGGCCGTACTCCGGTGGATGGACCATCGGCGCATCTACTTGAAGGTTTGA
- a CDS encoding energy transducer TonB, producing the protein MTRNEDVARRAASWLLWLYPARFRARHGPELEEALLRWSRDPRYPSTPAGRCRLLFDVWLDVTRSSLDVWSQELWSPAPVLIAVPSPGGIPMTATLTHPPATAHARFKEGFSETLWTSILAATVLHFAVLNYFPELHAKDITRPMSTIAVVPPVEVPLPKPPEDLVRPGAPVIAADATEVTLTLPDASTLWESSPNLPPPPSQASDPDAHYSLLTPSMVAPAIKNRDEVARALEREYPELLRIAGIGGVVQVQFLLNETGGIDEVSVQRSSGHSALDEAALKVARIARFTPALNRDQAVPVMVTFPIRFEVRR; encoded by the coding sequence ATGACCCGAAACGAGGACGTCGCCCGCAGAGCGGCCTCGTGGCTGCTCTGGCTCTACCCGGCCCGCTTCCGCGCCCGCCACGGGCCCGAGTTGGAGGAGGCCCTCCTCCGCTGGAGCCGCGACCCCCGCTACCCGTCCACCCCCGCGGGGCGCTGCCGCCTGCTCTTCGATGTGTGGTTGGACGTGACTCGTTCGTCCCTGGATGTGTGGAGCCAGGAGCTCTGGTCTCCTGCGCCCGTCCTGATCGCCGTCCCGAGCCCCGGAGGTATCCCCATGACCGCCACACTGACCCACCCGCCCGCCACGGCCCACGCCCGCTTCAAGGAGGGCTTCAGCGAAACCCTCTGGACCTCGATTCTCGCCGCCACGGTCCTCCACTTCGCCGTGCTCAACTATTTCCCCGAGCTCCACGCCAAGGACATCACCCGCCCGATGAGCACGATCGCGGTGGTCCCACCGGTCGAGGTTCCTCTCCCGAAGCCCCCGGAGGACCTCGTGCGGCCAGGCGCTCCGGTGATCGCCGCCGACGCGACTGAGGTCACCCTGACCCTTCCCGACGCCAGCACGCTCTGGGAATCGAGCCCCAACCTGCCTCCCCCGCCCTCCCAGGCCTCGGACCCGGACGCGCACTACTCCTTGCTGACGCCCAGCATGGTGGCTCCGGCCATCAAGAACCGCGACGAGGTCGCCCGCGCCCTCGAGCGGGAGTATCCGGAGCTCCTGCGCATCGCGGGAATCGGTGGCGTGGTGCAGGTGCAGTTCCTGCTCAACGAAACCGGGGGGATCGACGAGGTCAGCGTGCAGCGCTCGTCGGGTCACTCGGCCCTCGACGAGGCAGCCTTGAAGGTGGCCCGCATCGCGCGGTTCACCCCGGCACTCAACCGGGACCAGGCCGTGCCCGTGATGGTCACCTTCCCCATCCGCTTCGAGGTGCGCCGCTAG
- a CDS encoding formyltransferase family protein has product MKSLLICHKGAPLDQVVLARWLAESTELVGIIELDETRTRVMKRVRREVRRVGWVRFFDVLAFRVWYRLFHAARDRAWEERTVAEYAKRLPALPANLPRLEIHSPNTAEAKAFIERLAPDFMVARCKQLLKREIFGIPRLGTYVMHPGVCPEYRNAHGCFWALANGDRDKVGMTLLKIDEGVDTGPVYGYFSYDIDEVAETHFVIQSRVVLDNLDRLAETFRAIDAGTAPTIDTRGRPSGTWGQPWLTRWLSWKRAARRRA; this is encoded by the coding sequence ATGAAGAGCCTGCTGATCTGCCACAAAGGAGCGCCCCTGGATCAGGTGGTGCTCGCCCGCTGGCTGGCGGAGTCCACGGAGCTGGTCGGGATCATCGAGTTGGACGAGACGCGCACCCGCGTGATGAAGCGCGTACGGCGGGAGGTGCGGCGCGTCGGCTGGGTGCGCTTCTTCGACGTCCTGGCGTTCCGAGTCTGGTACCGCCTCTTCCACGCGGCCCGCGACCGGGCCTGGGAGGAGCGTACGGTGGCTGAGTATGCGAAGCGATTGCCGGCGCTTCCCGCGAACCTGCCCCGCCTCGAGATCCATTCGCCCAATACCGCGGAAGCCAAAGCGTTCATCGAGCGCCTCGCCCCCGATTTCATGGTGGCTCGCTGCAAGCAGCTCCTGAAGCGGGAGATCTTCGGGATTCCGCGGCTGGGCACCTACGTGATGCACCCAGGTGTCTGCCCCGAGTATCGCAACGCCCACGGTTGTTTCTGGGCGCTCGCCAACGGCGACCGGGACAAGGTCGGGATGACCCTTTTGAAGATCGACGAAGGGGTCGACACCGGGCCTGTGTACGGGTACTTCAGCTACGACATCGACGAGGTCGCTGAGACCCACTTCGTGATCCAGTCGCGCGTGGTGCTGGACAACCTCGACCGGCTCGCCGAAACGTTCCGCGCCATCGACGCCGGCACGGCCCCGACCATCGATACGCGGGGCCGCCCTTCGGGGACCTGGGGTCAGCCCTGGCTCACGCGCTGGCTGTCGTGGAAGAGGGCGGCGAGGCGACGCGCGTGA
- a CDS encoding metalloregulator ArsR/SmtB family transcription factor, whose amino-acid sequence MDAIVARAEILGRLEALSDENRLRILALLDQSEFTVSELTSVVQLPQSTVSRHLKVLSRDGWLRVRADGTSRHYQLSPELPDDQRDLWRVVRSTLTETPWLAEDAERASAVLAERRRRSEEFFSGAAADWDALRAQMFGHRSELSALFGLLDPEWVVGDLGSGTGTLAEAVAPFVRRVVAIDRSPEMLEAARARLADSANAEWRQGELEALPLADRSLDVALLVLVLHYLPEPQRALAEAYRVLKPGGRLIVVDMREHGRGEYRETMGHLWPGFSDERMRAWVKGAGFGSYHHRGLVPDPEASGPLLFVGTARRAR is encoded by the coding sequence ATGGATGCAATCGTTGCCCGTGCCGAGATCCTGGGCCGCCTGGAAGCCCTGAGCGACGAGAACCGTCTACGAATTCTGGCCCTTTTGGACCAGAGCGAGTTCACGGTCTCGGAATTGACATCTGTTGTACAGCTCCCACAATCGACGGTCTCCCGGCATCTGAAAGTCCTTTCCCGGGATGGTTGGCTTCGGGTCCGGGCGGACGGCACCAGCCGTCACTACCAGCTGTCCCCGGAGCTCCCCGATGACCAGAGGGATCTCTGGCGTGTGGTTCGCTCCACGCTCACGGAGACCCCCTGGCTCGCCGAGGACGCGGAGCGGGCCAGCGCGGTCCTGGCGGAGCGACGGCGTCGCTCGGAGGAGTTCTTCTCCGGTGCGGCCGCCGACTGGGATGCGCTGAGAGCCCAGATGTTCGGGCACCGAAGCGAGTTGTCCGCCCTCTTCGGGCTCCTGGATCCGGAGTGGGTGGTCGGGGACCTGGGGTCCGGGACCGGCACGCTCGCGGAGGCCGTGGCGCCATTCGTGCGGCGCGTGGTGGCGATCGATCGGTCCCCCGAGATGCTGGAGGCGGCCCGGGCCCGCCTGGCCGACAGCGCGAACGCCGAGTGGCGCCAGGGGGAACTGGAAGCGCTGCCACTGGCCGACCGGTCCCTGGACGTGGCCCTGCTCGTGCTGGTGCTGCACTACCTGCCGGAACCGCAGCGAGCCCTGGCGGAGGCCTACCGGGTCCTCAAGCCGGGAGGGAGGCTGATCGTGGTCGACATGCGAGAGCACGGCCGCGGCGAGTATCGCGAGACGATGGGGCACTTGTGGCCGGGCTTCAGCGACGAGCGCATGCGGGCCTGGGTCAAGGGAGCCGGCTTCGGCTCGTACCACCACCGGGGATTGGTGCCGGATCCCGAGGCGTCCGGTCCCCTGCTGTTCGTCGGAACCGCCCGACGCGCTCGATGA
- a CDS encoding EAL domain-containing protein, which translates to MKEGKEAKPKSPETRVMVVGDGESAAGIAGELLVREGYRVDVIDAGCGPVSLEGIDLAEGQIVLSDLDDVTANTVDVLRSIRRQSRATPFILLSTDSSVQSAVTAFDSRAFVCVKKPVESEDLLRVVRRSALQQRMVRMQRETVPSIAPERTRLAERFDNALASLWIAYQPIIDRGWRIIGYEALLRTEEPTLRNPPDFLQAAADLGRVAELAEHIWLTAVDPFLRHEPKAALFMNVDPNQLMEGELFPKGHPVRLIADRVVFEVRAQAFALDDTAVLDRLATLRARGFRVAVDDLGAGSSGLAALAQLEPDFVKLDGVLVRGVENHDRRQRLIRSLSGLCVDLGIECIASGVETRRDFETLTQLGCTMFQGFFVGRPMPWGSAQTAVG; encoded by the coding sequence ATGAAGGAAGGAAAGGAAGCCAAGCCGAAGTCCCCCGAGACGAGAGTCATGGTGGTCGGCGATGGCGAGAGCGCTGCTGGCATTGCCGGGGAGTTGCTCGTGCGCGAGGGGTATCGCGTCGACGTCATCGACGCGGGTTGCGGCCCCGTGTCACTCGAGGGGATCGACTTGGCGGAAGGGCAGATCGTGCTCTCCGACCTCGACGATGTCACCGCGAACACGGTCGACGTGCTCCGCAGTATCCGACGCCAGTCGCGCGCGACGCCCTTCATTCTTCTCTCGACCGACTCGTCCGTGCAGTCGGCGGTGACTGCGTTCGACTCGCGGGCGTTCGTCTGCGTCAAGAAGCCTGTCGAGTCCGAGGACCTCCTCCGCGTGGTTCGCCGGTCTGCACTGCAGCAAAGGATGGTGCGGATGCAGCGGGAGACGGTGCCGAGCATTGCACCCGAGCGGACGCGGCTGGCAGAACGCTTCGACAACGCGCTCGCATCGCTGTGGATCGCCTACCAGCCCATCATCGATCGCGGCTGGCGCATCATCGGCTACGAGGCTCTGCTGCGCACCGAAGAGCCTACGCTGCGCAACCCGCCCGACTTCCTGCAGGCCGCGGCGGACCTGGGACGCGTGGCCGAGCTGGCCGAGCACATCTGGCTCACGGCGGTCGACCCCTTCCTGCGCCATGAGCCCAAGGCCGCGCTCTTCATGAACGTGGATCCCAACCAGCTGATGGAAGGCGAGTTGTTTCCGAAGGGCCATCCGGTGCGCCTGATCGCGGACCGGGTGGTCTTCGAGGTGCGCGCCCAGGCCTTTGCCCTGGACGACACCGCGGTTCTGGACCGACTCGCCACGCTACGCGCCCGCGGCTTCCGCGTCGCGGTCGACGACCTGGGTGCGGGCTCATCCGGCCTGGCCGCATTGGCGCAGTTGGAGCCGGACTTCGTCAAGCTGGACGGCGTGCTGGTCCGAGGGGTCGAGAACCACGACCGCCGCCAGCGGCTGATCCGCTCGCTGTCCGGGCTCTGCGTCGATCTGGGCATCGAGTGCATCGCTTCGGGCGTCGAGACCCGTCGCGACTTCGAGACGCTGACGCAGCTGGGGTGCACGATGTTCCAGGGCTTCTTCGTGGGCCGCCCCATGCCTTGGGGCTCGGCGCAGACCGCCGTCGGCTGA
- a CDS encoding PadR family transcriptional regulator — MSRTPLRPLRPPVLHLLLALASGPSHGYALAQVVEARTGGRVRIGPGTLYASIQRMEKARLIEETEAPAGADADARPRRFYRLTEVGRARLVEELSAMESLVRHARSLSLLPAPAGA, encoded by the coding sequence ATGTCACGCACCCCGCTCCGCCCCCTGAGGCCACCCGTCCTCCACCTTCTCCTGGCGCTGGCGTCCGGGCCCTCCCACGGCTATGCGCTGGCCCAGGTCGTCGAGGCCCGCACGGGCGGCCGCGTCCGGATCGGCCCGGGCACCCTGTACGCGTCCATCCAGCGGATGGAGAAGGCGCGCTTGATCGAGGAGACGGAGGCACCGGCAGGCGCCGATGCCGACGCCCGCCCCCGTCGCTTCTACCGCTTGACCGAGGTCGGGCGGGCCCGCTTGGTCGAGGAGCTCTCGGCCATGGAGTCCCTGGTTCGCCACGCTCGCTCCCTCTCCCTCCTTCCCGCCCCGGCGGGCGCCTGA
- a CDS encoding DUF839 domain-containing protein — protein MDSIAALEPLPASAVCRSPDGEAPPFDLASGFTQSVTFTEEADFRPAAGDGGNHPDQMTLNETGPDAGRFLYRTHETEENSAVTVTDLVTGLTTVAAQAFRYEALDGIVWTPWGSLLFAEEVVVQRFPEPGVEHALRGLVHELDPSTGIVGARPALGSRSHEGMAFGSDGALYGLSESRGVSRRGQPGQSGAILRFVPDVPGNLSAGRLYALRVLDSATRLGDAEWIELERAASEIDSDAEAVRVGATGWERPEDIERWTLGNGNDVLFVSITDEHLVLRIELDGERASVSEFIRAGLNAPAAGDPSFEFPDNLALDAQGRLYVVEDNGPGDLWWVDGTPADQTAKGLKLLASLADCAAEPTGIYHDRWRDVLRVHVQHAGGRGNDLEVVIARSTP, from the coding sequence GTGGACAGCATTGCTGCTCTGGAGCCACTCCCGGCGAGCGCGGTCTGTCGCAGTCCCGACGGGGAAGCGCCTCCTTTCGACCTGGCCAGTGGCTTCACCCAGTCGGTCACGTTCACCGAGGAGGCCGATTTCCGACCGGCGGCGGGGGACGGAGGCAACCACCCGGATCAGATGACCCTGAACGAGACCGGCCCCGATGCGGGCCGCTTCCTCTACCGCACGCACGAGACCGAGGAGAACAGCGCGGTCACGGTGACGGACCTCGTCACGGGCCTCACCACGGTCGCCGCGCAGGCCTTTCGCTACGAGGCCCTGGACGGGATCGTCTGGACCCCGTGGGGCAGCCTTCTCTTCGCCGAGGAGGTCGTGGTGCAGCGCTTCCCGGAGCCGGGAGTCGAACACGCCCTCCGTGGGCTGGTCCATGAGCTCGACCCGTCCACCGGTATCGTGGGCGCCCGTCCGGCGCTGGGCTCCCGCTCACATGAAGGTATGGCTTTCGGGAGCGACGGAGCACTCTACGGACTGAGTGAGTCGCGTGGCGTGTCCCGCCGCGGGCAGCCCGGACAGTCCGGCGCGATCCTTCGCTTCGTCCCCGACGTCCCCGGCAACCTCAGCGCGGGGCGTCTCTATGCCTTGCGTGTCCTCGACAGCGCGACCCGGCTGGGCGACGCCGAGTGGATCGAGCTCGAGCGCGCCGCTTCCGAGATCGACTCCGATGCGGAGGCCGTTCGCGTCGGGGCCACCGGCTGGGAGCGTCCGGAGGACATCGAGCGGTGGACGCTGGGGAACGGCAACGACGTGCTGTTCGTCTCGATCACCGACGAACATCTCGTGCTCAGGATCGAGCTCGACGGCGAGCGGGCCTCCGTCTCCGAGTTCATCCGCGCCGGACTGAACGCACCCGCAGCGGGTGACCCCTCGTTCGAATTCCCGGACAATCTCGCGCTGGACGCCCAGGGCCGCCTCTACGTCGTGGAGGACAACGGACCCGGTGATCTCTGGTGGGTGGACGGCACACCCGCGGACCAGACCGCGAAGGGCCTCAAGCTGTTGGCCTCTCTCGCGGACTGCGCCGCAGAGCCCACGGGGATCTACCATGATCGCTGGCGGGACGTGCTGCGGGTCCACGTTCAGCATGCCGGCGGGCGGGGCAACGACCTGGAGGTCGTGATCGCGCGCTCCACCCCCTGA